Proteins encoded together in one Temnothorax longispinosus isolate EJ_2023e chromosome 5, Tlon_JGU_v1, whole genome shotgun sequence window:
- the LOC139813262 gene encoding uncharacterized protein isoform X7 has translation MVDKEELRIKKAKAPPPPLNLSEAIEDEVLNQKTARILKNDLLLHEAVMKNEADAVRKVLKETVDVDSRNNYGRAPIHWAASKGNTEIIEMLIQAKCDIEARDKFGMRPLHMAAQLGHRDAVKMLINAGASVSALNKKQYTLLMCGARGKNAAVVEYLAEAVESLNVEATDSTGATALHHAAITGGHPAVITALANIPRIVLDATDKNGQTALHCACAGEHLDAVEALIGLGANVDAQDNDGNTPLHVATRTRHTGIAQLLLKAGANTELIDAEGFTPLHVAASQGCKGILDSMIQHGADLNKQCKNGNTPLHLACQNNKVETVEILINKGVDLNCLNSRLQSSIHIAAEMGHTDICELLLAAGANIEQKEQSGRTPLYIAARGSFTAIVDMIIKTARLDYPTPEISNSDKEVRELTPARRWWREGSRGGSISSNNGRLTEQVRSVLWKLAYKQLAPGDWKKLAFHWAFTPEQIRAIEHQYTGLS, from the exons ATGGTGGACAAGGAAGAGTTGAGAATAAAGAAGGCGAAGGCCCCACCACCGCCGCTGAATCTCAGCGAGGCGATCGAGGATGAAGTGCTGAACCAAAAGACTGCTAGAA TTCTTAAGAATGATCTTCTTCTACACGAGGCTGTGATGAAGAACGAAGCGGACGCCGTTCGCAAAGTACTTAAGGAGACTGTCGACGTAGATTCCAGAAATAAT TATGGTCGTGCTCCGATTCATTGGGCAGCGTCTAAAGGAAACACAGAAATTATTGAAATGCTGATACAAGCTAAATGCGATATTGAAGCAAGAGATAAG TTTGGAATGCGACCCTTACATATGGCCGCCCAACTCGGACACCGAGACGCGGTGAAGATGTTGATAAATGCCGGGGCAAGCGTATCTGCGCTCAACAAG AAACAGTACACACTCCTAATGTGCGGTGCTCGCGGCAAGAACGCAGCCGTGGTGGAATACCTCGCGGAAGCGGTGGAATCGTTAAACGTCGAGGCCACCGACAGCACCGGGGCGACTGCCCTTCACCATGCAGCCATCACCGGAGGACATCCCGCGGTAATCACGGCGCTTGCAAATATCCCGCGGATCGTGCTGGACGCCACGGACAAG AATGGACAAACGGCGTTGCACTGTGCTTGCGCTGGGGAACACTTGGACGCGGTTGAGGCCCTTATAGGATTAGGAGCGAATGTAGACGCCCAGGATAACGATGGCAATACCCCACTTCACGTAGCTACCAGAACGAGGCACACAGGGATCgcgcaattattattaaaagctGGAGCGAACACCGAGCTAATCGACGCG GAGGGTTTTACTCCCCTTCATGTCGCCGCAAGCCAGGGATGTAAAGGAATACTCGACTCCATGATTCAGCACGGGGCCGATCTTAACAAGCAGTGTAAG AACGGTAATACACCTTTGCATCTGGCCTGCCAAAACAACAAAGTAGAAACGGtagagatattaattaacaaaggCGTCGATCTCAATTGTTTGAATTCG AGGCTCCAATCGTCCATACATATCGCGGCCGAGATGGGACATACGGATATCTGCGAATTACTTCTTGCAGCAGGCGCGAATATCGAGCAGAAAGAACAG AGCGGCCGGACGCCACTTTACATCGCAGCGAGGGGCAGTTTCACGGCCATCGTCGACATGATCATTAAGACCGCCAGATTGGATTATCCGACCCCG GAAATCTCGAATTCTGACAAGGAGGTCCGAGAGCTGACTCCGGCGCGAAGATGGTGGAGGGAAGGATCGCGCGGTGGCAGCATCTCCAGCAACAACGGCCGCCTCACGGAGCAAGTTCGATCCGTTTTATGGAAATTGGCCTACAAGCAACTGGCACCTGGAGACTGGAAAAAGTTGGCCTTTCATTGGGCTTTCACCCCCGAGCAGATCAGAGCTATCGAGCATCAGTATACGG gaCTCAGTTAA